The nucleotide window CCAACGGTTTCCTTTTCTTGTCCGGGCAGATCCCCCTCGATCCCGTAACAGGCCAGCTTGTATACGGCGGCGTGGCCATGCAGACCCGCCAATCGCTCGTCAATATCAAGGCGGTTTTGGCCAAGGAAGGGCTGACGCTGGAAAATGTCGTGAAGACGACGGTGTTTTTGCACGATATGGACGACTTCGCCGCGATGAACAAGGTGTATGCCGAGTTTTTCCCGGCCGAGCCGCCGGCCCGGTCGACCATCCAGGTAGCCCGTCTGCCCAAGGACGCGTCGGTGGAGATCGAGGTTGTGGCTGTATACTAGGAGCAGCAATAAAAAACCGTCATCCCGTTTGGGGATGACGGTTTTCTTATTGCTTGACAGGGTCGATTTGCAGCTGACGGCGGATATTCATGTAGGCTTTGCGGACGTGCTCGGTGAGCGCCTTTTCCGCGCCGACCGCGTCTTTGGCCTCGAAGGCTTCGAGGATGGCGTGGTGCTCGGCGAGGGTGTGGGGCAGGCGGTTCTGCATGCCGAGGGATTTGAGGCGGGCCATCTGGACGTACTGGTGCAGGTTGTGCAGGGTGAGGTAGAGGATTTTGCTGCCGGCAGCCTCGTAGATCATCTGGTGAAATTTGTTGTCAAGCTCGGCGATTTCCTCGACATCGTTCTTCTGGGCGTAGAATTCCATCAGTTCGTAGGTTTTCTGCAGTTCCTTCAGTTCGGCGGGCGAGAGGCGCTCGGCCGCCCAGCGGGCCGCGAGTCCTTCGACGAGCTGACGGATGGCGTAGATGTCCTCGACGTCCTGATGGGAGATGCCGAGGACGATGGCCCCTTTTTTCGTGGTGGTTTCGACGAGGCCTTCCATTTCCAGCAGGCGGATGGCTTCGCGAATCGGGGTGCGGCTTACGCCGAGTTCCTCGGACAGCTTCGATTCGAGTAGTGTTTCGCCGGGGCCGAAAGAGCCGTTGATTATTTGTGACTTAATGTATTTAAATACTTTGTTGCGCAAAGACGCATCACTGGCGGGGGAAAATTCTGTTTCCCGTGACATTGCGTTCCCTCCTCGCGTCTACTGACCATGTATATTCTATTATATCATTTTTCCCCGCACAAGCCCAGGAAACATCAAATTTTTCAACGCCTGGCGACCCTTGGCGGCTGAACAGGAACGTAGCGTAGTAGTGAACAAATGTATTTGAATAATAGACGCAGTAAACAGTACAATAAAAAAACATTTTTTTTTTGCGACCCTCTAGTATTTCTTTACAAAGAGTGTTATAATGTACCCAAAAATCAATGTATTAATGGGGGATGAAATACATGTATACGCAAAAAGGCAGCCGCGTCGATCTGGAACTGGTGCTCGAAGAACTGAAGCACGTCGAGCCTGAGCAGACCGTTTTCGCCGAGCACTAAGCCGCGAAGACAATACCGGCAATGCCGGCCCGGAGCCAGGGGCCTGATTGGTGTACCCCGGCTTAAGCCGCTGTGGCCTCTTTTCCATCCCCGGACAATACAATTGCTGTTTCAAGCTGCGACAGAGTTGTCGCGGACGCTGTTTCCGCCGGTCGTCCGTCTTGAAAGAGCAGTTGTTATTTTTTTACCCCGCGGCCGGCGCCGCGCATATTGATAACGGAGGAAGCGCCATGGGAAAAACGCTGACAGCAAAGATTCTCGCCGCCCACCTGGCGAGCGGTTCGCTTAAACCGGGAACGGAGATCGGCATAAGCATCGATCAGACTCTGACCCAGGATTCCACCGGGACGATGGCTTACCTGCAGTTCGAGGCCATGGATGTGCCGCGGGTCAGGACGAAGCTGTCGGTGGCGTACGTTGACCACAACACGCTACAGTGCGGGTTCGAGAACGCCGACGACCACCGCTACATAGAAACGGTGGCCGCCAAACACGGGGTGGTATTTTCCAAGCCGGGCAACGGCATCTGCCATCAGGTCCATCTGGAAAGGTTCGGCCGTCCAGGCTGGACGCTGCTGGGCTCAGACAGCCATACGCCCACCGGGGGCGGCCTGGGGATGCTGGCGATCGGCGCCGGCGGCCTCGACGTGGCCGTGGCGATGGCGGGCGGCGCATATCATCTGACGATGCCCAAGGTGTGCCGGGTGGAGCTTGTCGGGAAGCTGCCGCCGT belongs to Sporomusaceae bacterium and includes:
- a CDS encoding GntR family transcriptional regulator, with translation MSRETEFSPASDASLRNKVFKYIKSQIINGSFGPGETLLESKLSEELGVSRTPIREAIRLLEMEGLVETTTKKGAIVLGISHQDVEDIYAIRQLVEGLAARWAAERLSPAELKELQKTYELMEFYAQKNDVEEIAELDNKFHQMIYEAAGSKILYLTLHNLHQYVQMARLKSLGMQNRLPHTLAEHHAILEAFEAKDAVGAEKALTEHVRKAYMNIRRQLQIDPVKQ
- a CDS encoding RidA family protein; amino-acid sequence: MKTIVATNEAPQAIGPYSQAVKANGFLFLSGQIPLDPVTGQLVYGGVAMQTRQSLVNIKAVLAKEGLTLENVVKTTVFLHDMDDFAAMNKVYAEFFPAEPPARSTIQVARLPKDASVEIEVVAVY